The nucleotide window TCAGAATCCGCTGCCAGACACCAGCCCGCTGCCACCGCCGGAACAGCCCATACGCCGCTGACCAGGACCCATATCTCTCAGGCACGTCCCGCCACGGCGCACCGGTGCGTCCCCGCCACCGGATCCCGTCGATCAGCTGCCGCCTGCTCCACAACGACGGTCGCCCCGGCCGCTTCGGCTCAGGCAGCAACGGCTCCAGCGCTGCCCACTGAGCGTCGGTCAGGTCGAACCGCCCCGCCACCGCTAGGGTGTCCACGAGGTCTCCGGTGTTCAGGTTCTTCTTGGTCGACGAACCAAATACCGGAGACCTCACCCATTTCAGCCGCCGACACGCCCAGCGCAGCCAACTCCAGCTCAACCTGCCGGAGACAACTTCGATACCGGCCCTAGGGCCGGTATCGAAGCCGTTCGGTGGTCGCGCCGGGGCGGGCTGAACGTGCCCTTCAGCCCGCCCGATCCGCCCGCGAGGTGATTCGCCCGGCCGGTCGCCGCGCCGGCCTCACCGCGCCCTTTGCCGGACATCCCGGTGCTTCGCCAGCCGGGTCGCCGCGAACAGCGCGGCCACCACGACCGCGCCGAGGACGGCCAGCACGCGGTTCACGTCGACTGCCGGTTCCCAGCGGAGCTTGCCGTCCTTGATGACGTACGCCCCCACCGGCTTGGCCGACAACCCGAACCCCGCGCCTTCGCCGGAGCGGCCCTTCTCGTCACGGCTGTCACCGCCGCCACCGCCGGTGCCGACGCTGGACGCCACGATCACCGTGACGCCGTCGACCTCGTACGGCTCGCTGTAGACCATCTTGGTCTCGAGCCCGTCCTTCGCCTTCTCAAGCAGTTCGTCGACCTTCATGCGGCGAAGTCTCACCGCCGGAAGCGCGGGATCCCCAGAGCCGATGGTCCCCTGCGCGGGTGACCGAGGGCCCCGGTGCCGGTGGCGTTCGCCAGCAGTGGTGGCCGCCCCTTCGCGATTTGCTGGGCGGACACGAATCAGCGACCCCGGAGGCCGTCATGGCGCATCGTCCCCCGCTGGCCGAGCTCGGGCTGAACACCGGCAAGAAGACCCGGCTGCACCGCATCCTGCACGAGCACGGCCTGCGCAACGGCACGGCGTTCTTCCTGCCCTACGACCAGGGCCTGGAGCACGGACCGCGCGACTTTTTCGCCAATCCGGCCGCGAGCGACCCGAAGTACATCCTGAAGCTCGCGCTCGAGGGTGGCTTCAACGGCATCGCGATCCAGATCGGGCTGGCCGAGAAGTTCTACTGGGACTACGCGGGCGAGCTGCCGCTGGTCTTGAAGCTCAACGGCAAGACCGAGATTCCCTCCGACGCCGAGGCGCTGTCCCCGCTGCACGGCAGTGTCGAGGACGCGGTCCGGCTCGGCGCGGACGCCGTCGGCTACACCCTCTACGTCGGAACTCCCGCGCAGGAGCAGGACTTCGCGCAGCTGCGGCAGGTCCGCACCGACGCGCACCGCCTGGGCATGCCGCTGATCGTCTGGGCCTACCCGCGTGGCTCGGCGATCGAGGGCAAGGGTGGCCGCGACTCGTTCTACGCCGTCGACTACGCCGCGCGCACCGCGTCCGAGCTGGGCGCCGACGTCGTCAAGGTCAACTTCCCGCACCCGGCGAAGATCGACAACGTGCCCAGTGCCTACGCCAAGGAGACGACGAGCCAGCAGGCGATCGACGCCGTCGTCCGGTCGGCCGGGCGGACGCTGCTGCTGGTCTCGGGCGGCGGCAAGGCCGGCGACGAGGCGATGCTGGAGAAGGCGCGCGAGTCGATGGAAGCCGGGGCGACCGGGTTGATCTTCGGCCGCAACGTCTGGCAGCGCGACCACGACGAATCCCTTCGGTTCGTCTCGGCGTTGCGGGACATCCTCGCGAAGTACCCGAGCGCATGAGCACGACCGAGGTCCGCATCCACGGCCGCGGCGGCCAGGGCGTGGTGACCGCGGCCGAGCTGCTGTCGGTCGCCGCGTTTACCGAAGGGCGGCACGCGCAGGCATTTCCCAGCTTCGGCTCGGAACGCACCGGCGCGCCGGTGGTTTCGTTCTGCCGGATCTCCGACGCGGCGATCCGCACTCGCGAACCGATCGTCGCGCCTGACGCGCTGATCATCCAGGACGCCACTCTGCTGCACCAGGTGAACGTCTTCGAGGGCCTGAAATCCGAGGGCTACCTGCTGGTGAACTCCGCGCACAGCTTCGGCGAGCTGGGGCTGGGCGAGTTCGTCCGCAGCTTCCGGCGGGACCGCCTGCTCGTCGTGCCCGCGACCGAGCTGGCGATGAAACACCTGGGCCGGCCACTCCCGAACGCCGCGCTGCTCGGCGGGTTCGCCGCGCTGACCGGCGTGATCGAGCTGCGCTCGGTGATCGCCGCGATCGCCGGGAGGTTCGCCGGCGCGAAGGCGGACGGCAACATCGCGGCGGCCACGGCCGCCTACGGGTTCGTTCGCGCCGAGCGGGAGGATCTGGCCGGTGCTCAGGCAGATTGAGGGATCCCGGGCCGTGGCCGACGCGGTCGCGCTGTGCCGCCCGGAGGTGATCTGCGCGTACCCGATTTCGCCGCAGACCCACATCGTCGAGGGCCTGGCCGAGCTGGTGAAGTCCGGTTCGCTCACGCCGTGCGAGTTCGTCAACGTCGAGTCGGAGTTCGCGGCGATGTCGGTCGCCATCGGGGCGTCCGCGGGCGGGGCGCGGGCCTACACCGCGACGGCCAGCCAGGGGCTGCTGTACATGACCGAGGCGGTGTTCAACGCGTCCGGGCTCGGCCTGCCGATCGTGATGACGGTGGCCAACCGCGCGATCGGCGCGCCCATCAACATCTGGAACGACCAGAGCGACAGCATGGCGCTGCGGGACGCGGGCTGGATCCAGCTGTACGCCGAGACCAACCAGGAAGCCGCGGACCTGCACATCCAGGCGTTCCGGATCGCCGAGGAACTGTCCACGCCGGTGATGGTGTGCATGGACGGGTTCGTGCTGACCCACGCCTGGGAGCAGGTCGACACGCCCACCCAGGAAGAGGTCGATGTCTTCCTGCCACCGTACGAGCCACGCCAGGTCCTCGACCCGGCCGAGCCGTCGTCGATCGGCGCGATGGTCGGGCCGGAGGCGTTCACCGAGGTGCGTTACCTCGGCCACGCCCGGCTGATGGAGGCGCTCGACGTCGTGCCCGATATCGCCGACCGGTTCGCCGAGGCGTTCGGCCGCAACGCCGGCGGGCTGACCCGCTCGTATCGCACCGAGGACGCCGAGACGATCGTCGTCGCGCTCGGCTCGGTACTGGGCACGCTCAAGGACACCGTCGACGAGCTGCGCGAGGACGGCCTGCGCGTCGGCGTGCTCGGCGTGACCTGCTTCCGGCCGTTCCCGGGCGAGGCCATCCGCGCGGCCATCGGCCACGCGCGGCGCGTGATCGTGCTGGAACGGGCCTTCGAGCCCGGTGTGGGCGGCATCGTCACGCAGAACGTCGTGAGCGCGGCTCCGGCGGCCGAGGTGCACGCCGTCATCGCGGGGTTGGGCGGCCGCGCGATCACGAAGAAGTCCGTGAGCAGGGTGCTGCGGGAGGCGGACCGGTTGCCGCCGCTGACCTTCCTCGACCTCGACCGGTCGCTGATCGATCGCGAGCTGGGCCGCCTCGCCGCCACCCGGCGCTCCGGCCCGACAGCCGAAAACCTCCTGCGCGACCTCGGTGCGGTCGCTTCACGGATCGGGTGATTGACATGGCGGTGACGCCGATCAAGTTCTACCAGACCGGCAGCTTCGCGGTCGGCGGCCGGCTGCTCGGCGAAGACCAGCGCAGTGTGCAGTCCGACCGGCAGCGGATCAACTCGATCGACTGCGGCCACCGCGCCTGCCAAGGCTGCGGCGAGGCTTTGGGCGCGCGGTACGCGCTCGACGCGGCCATGCGCGCCACCGGGAACCGGATGGTCGCCGTCAACGCCACCGGATGCCTGGAGGTCTTCTCGACGCCGTACCCCGAGACGTCGTGGCGGATCCCGTGGCTGCACTCCCTGTTCGGCAACGCCCCCGCTGTCGCCACCGGCGTCGCCGCGGCGATGAAGGCCAAGGGGCGCACCGACATCCGCGTGGTCGGCCAGGGCGGCGACGGCGGGACCGTCGACATCGGCTTCGCGTGCCTGTCCGGGATGTTCGAGCGCGACGATGACGTGCTCTACATCTGCTACGACAACGAGGCGTACATGAACACCGGCGTCCAGCGCTCCGGCGCGACGCCACCGGCCGCCCGCACCGCCACCACCCCGGCGGTCGGCGCGGAGCCGGGTGCGGTGTTCGGGCAGGGCAAGAACGTGCCGATGATCGCGCTGGCCCACGAGATCCCGTACGTGGGCACCGCGACGGTCGCGGACCTGCGCGACCTGGAAGCCAAGGTGACGCGGGCGATGGAGTTCCGCGGCGCGCGGTACCTGCACGTCCTGGTCCCCTGCCCGCTCGGCTGGGGCAGCGCGTCCCACGACACGATCCGGATCGCCCGCCTCGCCAAGGAAAGCGGGATCTTCCCGGTGTTCGAAGCGGAAGCCGGCGAGATCGTCGCGACGTCGAAGATCCGCCGCCGGGTGCCGGTCGAGGACTACCTGCGGCTGCAGACCCGGTACGCCCACCTCTTCGGCGACTCGCCGCACACCGAGGTGATCGAGAAGATCCAGGCGCTCGCCGACCGCAACATCCGCCGGTTCGACCTGCTCGGGGAGGCCTGAGATGGAGCACGAGAAGCCGTTCGCGATCACGCTCGACGTCGGGTCCAGCCGGGCGAACAAGACCGGTGCGTGGCGCTCCGAGCGGCCGGTCTACGTCGACCTGCTACCGCCGTGCAACCAAGCGTGCCCGTCGGGTCAGGACATCCAGAAGTGGCTCTACCACGCGGAATCCGGTGACTACGAGAACGCGTGGCGCGGCATCATGGCCGACAACCCGCTGCCCGCGGTGCTCGGCCGGATCTGCTACCGGCCGTGCGAGAGCGCCTGCAACCGCGGCCAGCTCGACGAAGCCGTCGGGATCAACTCCGTCGAGCGGTTCCTCGGCGACGAGGGCATCAAGCAGGGTTGGACGATCCCGGTCGCCGAACCGACCGGCAAGCGCGTGCTCGTCGTCGGCGCGGGTCCGGCCGGGCTGTCCGCCGCCTACCATCTGGCCCGGCTCGGGCACGCCGTCACCGTCCGCGACGCCGAGGCCGCGCCCGGCGGGATGATGCGCTACGGCATCCCGCGCTACCGGCTGCCGCGCGAGGTCATCGACGCCGAGATCGCCCGGATCCGGGCGATGGGCGTCGAGTTCGAGCAGAACAGCCGGGTCACCGACGTCGTGGCCGCCAAGGTCGGATTCGACGCCGTTTTCCTCGCCGTCGGTGCCCAGGTCGGCAAGCGGGCCTACATCCCGGCCGGCGACTCCGCGCGCGTGCTCGACGCGGTTTCGCTGCTGCACGGGATGGAAAGCGGGGAGCGGCCGCTGCTCGGCCGTCGCGTCGCCGTCTACGGCGGCGGCAACACGGCGATGGACGCCGCCCGCACCGCGAAGCGGCTCGGCGCCACCGATGCCGTCGTGGTCTACCGCCGTACGCGTGACCGGATGCCCGCGCACGAATCCGAAGTGGCCGAGGCGGTCGAAGAGGGCGTGGCGATGCGGTGGCTGTCGACGATCAGCGAGATCGACGGCGACGGCATCACCGTCGAGAAGATGCGCCTGGACGAGTCCGGCTTCCCGCAGCCGACCGGGGAGTTCGAGCGGCTCGCGGCGGACAGCGTGGTGCTGGCCCTCGGTCAGGCCACCGATCTGTCCCTTGTGGACGCGTTGCCGGACGTCGAGCACGTTGGTGGTGTCGTGCGGGTCGGGCCCGGGATGACGACCGGGCACCCGGGGATCTTCGCGGGCGGGGACATGGTGCCGTCGGGCCGGACCGCGACCGTCGCTGTCGGGCACGGGGCCAAGGCCGCCCGGGAGATCGACGCCTGGCTGCGCGGCGCCCTCGCGCCGGAGCCGCAAGCCCGGCGCGAGGCGACCTTCGACAACCTCAACACCTGGTACTACAGCGACGCCGACCGGACCGTCCGGCCGCACCTGGACCTGTCCCGGCGGGTGTCCACCTTCGACGAGATCAAGGGTGGGCTGACCGAGTCGACCGCGTTGTTCGAAGCACGCCGCTGCCTGTCCTGCGGAAACTGCTTCGAATGCGACAACTGCTACGGCGTCTGCCCGGACAACGCGGTGCTCAAGCTCGAACCGGGGGAGAAGTACGCGATCGACCTCGACTACTGCAAGGGCTGCGGGATCTGCGTCGCCGAATGTCCCTGCGGCGCCATCGAAATGGTGCCCGAAGAAACCTGAGGAGAAATCATGCAGGAGAAGCGCTGGCACGTCGAAGTGCACATCGACGAAGACGACGACGGCCGCACCAGGGCCACCGCCCGGCTCCAGACCGCCGACGACACGCGGGTGTCCGGAACCGGCGTCGCGCGGCTGCACCCCGGTGACAGCGACGTGCCCGAGATCGGCGACGAGATCGCCGCGTCGCGCGCGTTGAGCGACTTGGCCCACAACCTGCTCGAATGCGCGGCCGGCGACATCGAAGCGCTCACGCGCAAGCCGGTCCGGCTCGACCACTGAAAGGGACGGACATGCGGATACTCGTCGTCTTCGAGTCGATGTTCGGCGCCACCGAAGAGGTGGCCAAAGCGATCGGGAAGGGGCTGGCCGGGGCGGCCTCGCCGGAGGTGGTCAACGTCGACGAAGCGCCCCGGGACCTGACCGGCGTCGGCCTGCTCGTCGTCGGCGGCCCCACCCACGTGCACGGGATGAGCCGGCGCGCGACCCGGAAGTCCGCCGCGGACCAGGTGGACTACCCGACTCGGTCGCGGACGGGCGTGCGGGAGTGGCTGGACTCCCTCGACGAGGTGCCCGCCAAGCTGGCCGCCGCGGCCTTCGACACCCGGATCGACAAGCCGCGCGTGTTCACCGGTGCGGCGTCGCTCGGGGTGGCCAAGCGGCTGCGCCGGCACGGGTGCCGGCTCGTCCTGCCGGCGGAGAGCTTCTTCGTCGGGACCGAGTCCATCGACGCCGGCCCGGAGCCCGGCGAACCGGAACGGGCCGAGGCGTGGGGCGCGGCTCTCGGGGCGGCGCTGGTCCGGGCCGGCTCCTGACGGCCGTGGCGGACGCCCCGACGGTCGGCGTGGAGGAGGAGTTCGTGCTGCTGGACACGCGAACCGGGGCGGCCGTCCCGGCGGCTCCACGGATCCTGGCGGCGCTGCGCGGCGAGCCCGGCGTGGTGCCGGAGTTCCTGCGCCTCCAGATCGAGACCCTGACCGGGGTGTGCCACTCGCTCGCCGAGGTCCGCGCGGACCTGACGCGGCTGCGCCGGCGGGTGAGCGAGGCCGCGGAGGAGGCGGGGTGCTTGGCGGTGGCGACCGGCGTCGCGCCGTTCGGCACCACCCCGCTGGTGACCGCCGACGCGCGGTACGAACGGCTGGCCGCCCGCTTCCCCGACCTGGTCGCCGGCGCGGGCACCTGTGCCTGCCACGTCCACGTCGGCATCCCGTCGCGGGCGGCGGGCCTGCGCGCGCTCACCGGGCTGCGGCCGTGGCTGGCCGTCCTGCTGGGCCTCAGCGCGAACTCGCCGTACGTCGCCGGTGCCGACTCCGGGTTGGCGAGCGCGCGGTACCCGCTGTGGTCCCGCTGGCCGACGGCCCGGCCGCCCGCCGCGTGGCGCGACGTCGCCGGGTACGACGCGGCCGTCGCCGAGGCGATCCGCGGCGGTGCCGCGCCGGACGCCCGCGGGGTGTACTTCTACGCCCGCCTGTCGCCCCGGCACCCGACCGTGGAGGTGCGGATCGCCGACGTCTGCCTCGACGTCGACGACGCCGTCGTGCTCGCCGGGCTGGTACGGGCGCTCGTGGCCACGGCGTTGCGGGGCGAGGTGGCGGCACAGCCGTCCGACGCGGCCCTCGCGCGGGCGCTGCGGGCCGCCGCCCGGCACGGCCTCGACCGGACCGCAGCCGCGCGGCTGCTGGCGCACGCCCGGCCCGCACTGGCGGAGTCCGGAGACCTCGAGGTGGTCCACCGGGGATGGGCCGGGCTCGCGGACCGGGGCGGTGGCGCGGTCCGGCAGCGTGCGCTGCGGGCGGTGTCGGCCACCCCGGCGGAGTTCGCCGCCCGGCTCGCCACGGTGACCCGGGGAACCGAAGACGAGAGCATGGAGGCGGCACGATGAACGCGGGAACAGTGACCGGCGCGGCGGAGTTCCACGCCCTGCCGGTGGCCGCGGCTGCCGAGCGGCTCGGCGTCGACCCGGCACGGGGGTTGAACAGTGAAGAGGCCGAAGCGCGGTTGGGGCGCTACGGCGACAACGTCGTCCGCGTGCCCGCCGGGCCCGGGCCGATCCGGCGGTTTCTGGCGCAGTTCCACAACCCGCTCATCTACGTCCTGCTGCTGGCGGGCGTGGTGACGTGGGTGTTCGGCGGGCACGTCGACGCCGGGGTGATCGCCGGCGTCGTCCTGCTGAACGCCGTCGTCGGGTTCGTGCAGGAGTCCCGCGCCCAGCGCGCGCTGGAGGCACTGTCCAAAATGGTCCCGGTGGAAACGACCGTCGTCCGTGACGGGGTGCCGCAACGCGTGCCCGCGGCCCGGCTGGTCCCGGGTGACGTCGTGGAGCTCGCCGCGGGCGACCGGGTGCCCGCCGATGTCCGGCTGGCCGAAGTACACCTGGCCGAGGTCGACGAGTCCGCGCTGACCGGCGAGTCGGTGCCGGTGGTCAAGGCCACCGAGCCGGTTTCGCCGTCGGCCCCGGTCGCCGACCGCGCCGGCTGCGCGTACTCGGGCACGCTGGTGACCCGGGGGCAGGCCCGCGGGCTGGTCACGGCCACCGGTGGCGAGACCCAGCTGGGCGGCATCCAGCACCTGGTGGCCACCGCCGAGGTCGTCCCCACCCCGCTGACCCGCAAGCTGGCCCGCTTTTCGCGGCAGCTGAGCGTGGTGATCGTCGTCGTCGCGGCCGCGGCTTTCGTGCTCGGTGTCCTGCGGGGGTCGCCGGCGCCGGAGATGTTCACCGCGGTGGTCGCCCTCGCGGTCGGCGCGATCCCCGAGGGGCTGCCGGCCGCGGTCGCGATCGTGCTGGCCATCGGCGTCGTGCGGATGTCGCGGCGCGGCGCGATCGTGCGGCACCTGCCCGCTGTGGAGACGCTCGGCGGAACGACGGTGATCTGCACGGACAAGACCGGCACGCTCACTCGCAACCGGATGACGGTGACGACCCTCGCGGCGGCCGGGTCGCCGGTCCCGGTGGCCGAGGCGGGGGAGACGCTGCGCGAGTGCCTGGTGGCGGGGGTTTTGTGCAACGATGCGGAACTCGAAGAAGGGGATCCGACCGAGAGCGCGCTGCTCGGCTCGGCGATCGCGGCGGGCCTGGACCCGGCCGCGATCCGGGCCGCCGCGCCGCGCACGGACACCGTGCCGTTCGAGTCCGAAACCCGGACGATGACGACATTCCACGGCGAGGTCGCCTACCTCAAGGGTGCGGTCGAAGAGGTGGCGGCCCGCTGCGAGGCCGAGCTGGTTCCCGGCGGCGAGGTTCGTCCGATCGACCGGGACGCGCTGGACCGCGTGCACGGATCGCTGACCGCGCGGGGACTGCGGGTGCTGGCGTTCGCGCGGGTGACGCCGGGGGCCGCACCGGTGCTGCTGGGCCTGCAGGCCATGCACGACCCGCCACGACCGGAGGCGGTCACCGCGGTGGCGGCGTGCCGGAGTGCGGGCATCGACGTCAAGATGATCACCGGTGACCACGCCGGGACGGCCCGCGCGATCGCCGGTGAAGTGGGACTGGCTTCCGGCCGGGTCCTCACCGGTGCCGACCTGGCCTCGCTGCCTGACGAGCAGTTCGACGACGCCGTGGCGGCCACACAGGTGTTCGCACGGGTGTCACCAGGGCAGAAACTGCAATTGGTGCAGGCGTTGCAGCGGCGCGGACACGTGGTCGCCATGACCGGCGACGGCGTGAACGACGCGCCCGCTTTGCGCCGGGCCGACATCGGCGTCGCGATGGGCGCGGGCGGCACCGACGCCGCCCGCCAGGCCGCGGACATGGTCCTGACCGACGACGACTTCGCCTCGATCGAGGCGGCCGTGCGGGTGGGCCGCGGCGTGTTCGACAACCTGCGCAAGTTCATCGCCTGGACGCTGCCGGCCAACATCGGCGAGGGCATGGTGGTGCTGGTGGCGATCCTGCTCGGCGCGACCCTGCCGATCGTCCCGGTGCAGATCCTGTGGATCAACATGACGACAGCGGTGTTTCTGGGCCTGACGCTGGCATTCGAGCCGACCGAGCGCGGCATCATGGGACGCCCGCCGCGCCCGCCTGACCGGCCGTTGTTCACCGGTTCCCTGCTGCGGCGGGTGGTGCTCGTGTCGCTGCTGCTGGTGGTGGCGGCGTTCGGCGCATTTCGCCTGCAGCTCGGTCTGGGGGCTTCGCTCGCGGAGGCCCGGACGACCGCGATCAACGTGTTCGTCGGCGTGCAGGCGGCTTATCTGCTCGGCTGCCGTTCGCTCGACCGGCCGGTGGTGTGTGCGTGGCCGGGGCACAGCCGGATGTTCCTGCTGGGCATCGGTTTGACGGCCGGCCTGCAGCTGCTGCTGACCTACGTGCCGGTCATGAACTCGTGGTTCCACACGGCGCCAATCGGACTGGTTTCGTGGCTCTGGGTGCTCGGGGCGGCGGTGGTGGCGTTCGCGGTGGTGGAGGCGGACAAGCTGCTCTGGTCGCGGCTCAGCACAGGGCCGGCAGCCGCGCGACGGCGAAACCGGTGACCGCCGACGTGGCCCCCGCCATCAGCAGACCGCCCAAGACACCGATGAGGATGGCTGGTGCCGCGACGCCACCTTTCCCGCTCGGCCCGGTGGATCGGCACGACCGCCGGCGCGTGGCCGTCCGGGTCGACCGTGTTCCTGGACACTGCGCGAAGCCGATCGACAGCAGCAGTGTGCCGCCCAGGACGGCGGCCACCGGCCGGAGCAGCGGGGGCGGCCAGGTCGGCAGTGCCGCGGCCCAGGTGGTCGGAGCCGGTCCCAGGAGGTAAGCGGCGATGCGGTAGCGGCGGAGTACGAAGGCTGGGCCGGCGCCGAGTGCGGCGCCTTCGGCCGCGCCGGCCAGCAGCAGCACGGGAAGTTCCGCCGGAGAGTTCGCGGTCAGGGCCCCGGCGACCGCGGGGATCGAGAACCCGAGGAACTCGCTGACCGTCACGACCAGGAACCAGGTCCGGGTCAGCCTGCGGCCGCGCAACGGCGGTCTGCTCCGGGGCGGCACCATGGTCAGAGCCAGTCGCGGCGTTTGAACAACACGTACAGCGTTGCCGAGACGATCAGGATGGCGAGCGTCGAGACCCACACGCCCGATGCCGTCCCGAAGCCCGGGTACGGGATGTTCTGCCCGTAGAACCCGGTGATCGCGGTCGGGACCGCGATGATCGCCGCCCAGCTGGTGACCTTCTTCATGATCGTGTTGAGCCGGTTGCCCTGGATGCTCAGCTGCGTCTCGCGGATGGTGGCGATCAGCTCGCGGAGGGACTCCGTCCACTCCGTCACGCGCAGGACGTGGTCGTAGACGTCCTGGAAGTAGGGCAGGAGGGTGTCGTTGCGGCGCATCAGGGCGGCGACGATCTCCCGCATCGGCACGGCCAGGTGCCGCAGCCGGCTGAGGCTCCGGCGCAGGCGCAGGGAGCGGCGCTGCAGGTCGGTGTGGTCGACGCGGTCGGCGAACAGGAGGTCTTCGAGGGCTTCGACCTGCCCGTCGAGGGCTTGGACGGCGTCGAGGTGCCCGTCGACGAGGTAGTCGAGCAGGCCGTGCAGCAGGAACGCGGCGCCGGCCTTGGCCAGGTCCGGGGTGGCGTCCCAGCGTGCGGTGAGGGCGTCGATGTCGGTGGTGCCGTTGCGGTGCACGGTGATCAGCACGCGGTCGGTGATGAACGCGTCGAGTTCCGAGGCGGCCAGGGCGCCGTCGGTCACGCGCACGGTGTAGGCGGCGAGGAACGAGTGCCGGTCGTAGCGGACGAGCTTGGGGCGTTGGTGGTCTTCGTCGAGCGCGGATGCGACGGCCAGCGGGTGGAGCCCGAGTTCGGTGGTGAGCGCGGCCAGGTCCTGCGCGGTGGGAGCGTCGAAGTCGAGCCACAGCGTCACCGACGGGTCGGCGAGGTGGCAGGCGGCTTCGGTGGCGGGGAAGTTCTCCTGCTCGAGGACGCCGCTGCGGTACAACCGGCTGCGTGTCATCGGCTCAGTGGTCGTGCGCGGCGGCAAGGCTGGCGCGGCAGGCGCGGACCAGCTGGCGGGTGGCGCGCGTGGCGGGGGTGTCGCCGCAGGACGGGCAGCGGACCGAGACGTCGCCGGCCAGCTGGTCGATCGCGACGTTCAGCGCGCATTCGCAGGCGCGGCACCAGCGGGTGCCGGTGATGATGACGACGTGCAGCGGGGAGGCGACGCAGTCGTGCAGCCACCGGCGGTGGGTGCGGCAGGTGACGCGCTCCAGGGGGTCCAGGCCGTCCTCTTCGGACCGGTCTTCCGCGGTCAGCGTGCGCGCCAGGTGCTGGTCGACGACGTCGGCGTAGCGGGGTTCGACGAAGTCGGCGGGCCTGAGGGCGAGCCGGTCGCGACGGTTGCGGCGGAGGGACGTCGGCTCGGCGGTGGTCGCCGGGGCGAATCCGGGGTTGGTGTCCATGGTGTGCCTCACTTTCGTCGGATTCCAGAGTCCGCCTGGTGAGGCCGGGGGAGGAGGGCCGGACCGCCCCGGTTCCGGTGGGGCGAAGGCCCATCCGCGTGAGGACTTCCGTCAGGAGACGGTGCGTACCAGGTACACGGGGCACGCGGCGTTGTGCAGCAGCGCCTGGCCGGTGGAGCCCAGCAGCAGGCCGGGGAAGCCGCCGCGGCCGCGGTCGCCGAGCACCACGAGCTGCGCGGTCGCGCTGCGCTCGATCAGCTCGCGGCGTGGGTGACCGCGGACGACGACCCGCTCGACGGTGATGCCACCGGCCTCGTGCTCGCCGGTGAGCTCGCCGAGCAGTTGCTCGCCGGCCTCGGTGGCGGCCTGCGGGTCCAGGTGCGGTTCGGTCTCCGGGCGCGGCTCGTCCGCCGACGCGTGCACCACGACCAGACGGGTCTTCCGCGCCCGTGCCTCGGCCACGGCCGCCGCGAGGATGCGGGCGCTGGGCTCGCTGCCGTCGATCCCGGCCACGACCGGCCGGTCCGCCACCTCGGGGTCGTCCCAGGAGTCGCCGCGGACCACCACCACGTCACAGGCGGCGTGCGCGCCGACGGCCGAGGCGACGGAGCCGGCGAGCAGGCCGGTCAGCCGGCCGCGGCCACCCGAGCCGACGACGACCAGCGCCGCCGTCCGCGACGCTTCGATCAGGGCCTGCGCGGCCCGGTCGGGATCGAGCCGCGTGGTCACGGCGGTCGTGCCCTGGGCTTCGGCGATCTCCTGCGCCGCCCGCAGGTAGCGCTGCCCGTGCGCACGCAGGGTGTCCTTCATCTCCTCCGGGGGCGGGACAAC belongs to Amycolatopsis tolypomycina and includes:
- a CDS encoding carboxylate-amine ligase, producing MADAPTVGVEEEFVLLDTRTGAAVPAAPRILAALRGEPGVVPEFLRLQIETLTGVCHSLAEVRADLTRLRRRVSEAAEEAGCLAVATGVAPFGTTPLVTADARYERLAARFPDLVAGAGTCACHVHVGIPSRAAGLRALTGLRPWLAVLLGLSANSPYVAGADSGLASARYPLWSRWPTARPPAAWRDVAGYDAAVAEAIRGGAAPDARGVYFYARLSPRHPTVEVRIADVCLDVDDAVVLAGLVRALVATALRGEVAAQPSDAALARALRAAARHGLDRTAAARLLAHARPALAESGDLEVVHRGWAGLADRGGGAVRQRALRAVSATPAEFAARLATVTRGTEDESMEAAR
- a CDS encoding flavodoxin family protein is translated as MRILVVFESMFGATEEVAKAIGKGLAGAASPEVVNVDEAPRDLTGVGLLVVGGPTHVHGMSRRATRKSAADQVDYPTRSRTGVREWLDSLDEVPAKLAAAAFDTRIDKPRVFTGAASLGVAKRLRRHGCRLVLPAESFFVGTESIDAGPEPGEPERAEAWGAALGAALVRAGS
- a CDS encoding magnesium transporter CorA family protein, producing MTRSRLYRSGVLEQENFPATEAACHLADPSVTLWLDFDAPTAQDLAALTTELGLHPLAVASALDEDHQRPKLVRYDRHSFLAAYTVRVTDGALAASELDAFITDRVLITVHRNGTTDIDALTARWDATPDLAKAGAAFLLHGLLDYLVDGHLDAVQALDGQVEALEDLLFADRVDHTDLQRRSLRLRRSLSRLRHLAVPMREIVAALMRRNDTLLPYFQDVYDHVLRVTEWTESLRELIATIRETQLSIQGNRLNTIMKKVTSWAAIIAVPTAITGFYGQNIPYPGFGTASGVWVSTLAILIVSATLYVLFKRRDWL
- a CDS encoding cation-translocating P-type ATPase, with product MNAGTVTGAAEFHALPVAAAAERLGVDPARGLNSEEAEARLGRYGDNVVRVPAGPGPIRRFLAQFHNPLIYVLLLAGVVTWVFGGHVDAGVIAGVVLLNAVVGFVQESRAQRALEALSKMVPVETTVVRDGVPQRVPAARLVPGDVVELAAGDRVPADVRLAEVHLAEVDESALTGESVPVVKATEPVSPSAPVADRAGCAYSGTLVTRGQARGLVTATGGETQLGGIQHLVATAEVVPTPLTRKLARFSRQLSVVIVVVAAAAFVLGVLRGSPAPEMFTAVVALAVGAIPEGLPAAVAIVLAIGVVRMSRRGAIVRHLPAVETLGGTTVICTDKTGTLTRNRMTVTTLAAAGSPVPVAEAGETLRECLVAGVLCNDAELEEGDPTESALLGSAIAAGLDPAAIRAAAPRTDTVPFESETRTMTTFHGEVAYLKGAVEEVAARCEAELVPGGEVRPIDRDALDRVHGSLTARGLRVLAFARVTPGAAPVLLGLQAMHDPPRPEAVTAVAACRSAGIDVKMITGDHAGTARAIAGEVGLASGRVLTGADLASLPDEQFDDAVAATQVFARVSPGQKLQLVQALQRRGHVVAMTGDGVNDAPALRRADIGVAMGAGGTDAARQAADMVLTDDDFASIEAAVRVGRGVFDNLRKFIAWTLPANIGEGMVVLVAILLGATLPIVPVQILWINMTTAVFLGLTLAFEPTERGIMGRPPRPPDRPLFTGSLLRRVVLVSLLLVVAAFGAFRLQLGLGASLAEARTTAINVFVGVQAAYLLGCRSLDRPVVCAWPGHSRMFLLGIGLTAGLQLLLTYVPVMNSWFHTAPIGLVSWLWVLGAAVVAFAVVEADKLLWSRLSTGPAAARRRNR
- a CDS encoding universal stress protein translates to MNTTKRPIVTGIDGSGEALDAVRWAGRAARLRDVPLEIVHALDFPALLAGGVVPPPEEMKDTLRAHGQRYLRAAQEIAEAQGTTAVTTRLDPDRAAQALIEASRTAALVVVGSGGRGRLTGLLAGSVASAVGAHAACDVVVVRGDSWDDPEVADRPVVAGIDGSEPSARILAAAVAEARARKTRLVVVHASADEPRPETEPHLDPQAATEAGEQLLGELTGEHEAGGITVERVVVRGHPRRELIERSATAQLVVLGDRGRGGFPGLLLGSTGQALLHNAACPVYLVRTVS